Proteins from a genomic interval of Clostridium sp. AN503:
- a CDS encoding SLC13 family permease: MNEQLIICIVIFAVTLLSYILNRIPMWVTSLLSLAALYVTGCIDSAGALSGFSNTNTILMGTMFVVAAGFRRTSMVDTMCKGLMKMTRGSFRMAYLGYLILAAILTNFIASPMVVYAIVSPLLAALCDNTGTSRSKMMFPMMVVCVSCCGILPLPTAIQMAGQFSGFLETYGFDMVFQPVNFLIGAWPVLFVSILWALFLGPKFCPEEPVLPITTKADKGQTGQQKLSPFADKAGILIFFVTIFALIFSAQLHLATWLIALVGSLLMVLVGTVDQKAALRDIPWDMLMLFAGALALGNGLTATGAGDAIGNWLAVAVGGTHNNYVLGALFFLIPFCITQFMLNRAVSAVFVPICLLTCQALGANPIGLILLVNAGSLTAFLTPMATPAVAMCMSDGGYDLKTIIKSGSLITLILPVVYIFYTMTVFPAF, encoded by the coding sequence ATGAATGAACAATTAATTATCTGTATTGTGATTTTTGCAGTAACCTTACTCAGCTACATTTTAAACAGGATACCCATGTGGGTTACATCCCTGTTGTCGCTGGCAGCCCTGTATGTTACCGGATGCATAGATTCTGCCGGGGCGTTGTCCGGCTTCTCCAACACGAATACGATCTTGATGGGTACCATGTTTGTTGTGGCTGCCGGATTCCGCCGGACTTCCATGGTGGATACCATGTGCAAAGGACTTATGAAGATGACCCGCGGCTCGTTCCGCATGGCTTATCTTGGATATTTGATCCTGGCAGCCATCCTGACGAATTTTATTGCAAGCCCCATGGTCGTTTATGCGATCGTGTCCCCGCTTTTGGCGGCTCTCTGCGATAATACGGGAACCAGCCGGTCCAAAATGATGTTTCCCATGATGGTCGTCTGTGTATCCTGCTGTGGGATACTTCCGCTTCCGACTGCGATCCAGATGGCAGGGCAGTTCAGCGGATTTTTAGAGACTTACGGTTTTGATATGGTGTTCCAGCCGGTGAATTTCCTGATCGGGGCATGGCCGGTCCTGTTTGTATCCATTCTCTGGGCGCTGTTTTTAGGACCGAAATTCTGTCCGGAGGAACCGGTGCTTCCGATCACCACAAAAGCGGACAAGGGACAGACTGGGCAGCAGAAGCTTTCTCCTTTTGCGGATAAGGCAGGAATCCTGATCTTTTTCGTGACGATTTTTGCACTGATCTTTTCGGCCCAGCTTCACCTGGCTACCTGGCTGATCGCTCTGGTGGGAAGCCTGCTGATGGTCTTGGTGGGAACCGTGGACCAGAAAGCGGCTCTCCGGGATATTCCGTGGGATATGCTGATGTTGTTTGCGGGAGCCCTTGCACTTGGAAACGGTCTGACAGCTACGGGAGCAGGTGATGCCATCGGCAACTGGCTTGCAGTCGCAGTGGGTGGAACACATAACAACTATGTGTTAGGCGCGTTGTTCTTCCTTATTCCGTTCTGCATTACACAGTTTATGCTGAACCGTGCGGTGTCGGCTGTATTTGTCCCGATCTGCCTGCTCACATGCCAGGCGCTGGGCGCCAATCCCATTGGACTGATCCTTCTGGTCAATGCGGGAAGCCTGACCGCTTTCCTGACTCCCATGGCAACCCCGGCTGTTGCCATGTGTATGAGCGACGGAGGATATGATCTGAAGACGATTATAAAAAGTGGTTCCCTGATCACGCTGATCCTTCCCGTTGTGTATATTTTTTATACCATGACGGTGTTCCCGGCGTTTTAA
- a CDS encoding mandelate racemase/muconate lactonizing enzyme family protein, protein MKITDVKLIFAKHYLFVHVCTDEGITGLGEAGNWGYLDATAAAVRKFIPYLIGKDPFRIEDINQNLYRSVYFRGSVIMSAISAIDIALWDIKGKKLGVPVFELLGGRVREKVRVYASPMSKATDPDTLVSGYRELKKQGFNAAKIFVNGPVRSQDGRDEFFSGRVEDELEKVRICREAVGPDFDLILEVHRGMTMPEAVAFGREVAKYRPMVLEDPVTPDNIDTMAEVASRVHVPIATGERFINLKEFEMLLCRHAAQYIRPDVCAVGGITTSKKICAVAEAHDVLVIPHNPLGPVSTAACLQICASIPNLGIQELPEFCLNGAEDAMVKQPLRFENGCMLIPDAPGIGVELAEDAPERYPANERGSNEARRAFDGAVKDW, encoded by the coding sequence ATGAAAATAACAGACGTGAAACTTATATTTGCAAAGCATTATCTTTTTGTCCATGTCTGCACCGATGAAGGAATCACCGGTCTGGGCGAGGCGGGAAACTGGGGGTATCTGGATGCCACGGCGGCGGCTGTCAGAAAGTTCATCCCCTATTTGATCGGAAAAGATCCATTTCGCATCGAAGACATCAATCAGAATTTATACCGTTCCGTGTATTTCCGCGGTTCCGTGATCATGAGCGCCATCTCTGCGATCGATATTGCCCTCTGGGATATCAAGGGCAAAAAGCTGGGAGTGCCGGTCTTTGAGCTGTTGGGGGGAAGGGTTCGGGAGAAAGTCCGTGTATATGCCTCGCCCATGAGTAAAGCCACGGATCCTGACACGCTGGTATCCGGGTACCGGGAGCTGAAAAAGCAGGGATTTAACGCTGCAAAGATCTTTGTAAACGGTCCGGTGCGCAGTCAGGATGGACGGGACGAGTTCTTTTCCGGACGGGTGGAGGATGAACTGGAGAAGGTCCGAATCTGCCGGGAGGCCGTGGGCCCGGATTTTGATCTGATCCTGGAGGTTCACCGGGGAATGACTATGCCGGAAGCAGTCGCCTTTGGCCGTGAGGTTGCAAAATACCGTCCGATGGTGTTGGAGGACCCGGTTACCCCGGATAATATTGATACCATGGCGGAGGTGGCTTCCAGGGTCCATGTCCCCATCGCCACAGGGGAACGGTTCATAAACTTAAAGGAGTTTGAGATGCTTCTGTGCCGTCATGCGGCCCAGTATATCCGTCCGGATGTATGTGCCGTGGGCGGGATCACAACCAGCAAAAAGATCTGCGCGGTTGCGGAGGCCCATGACGTGCTTGTCATACCCCACAATCCTTTAGGGCCTGTGTCCACAGCTGCCTGCCTTCAGATCTGTGCTTCGATTCCCAACCTGGGGATCCAGGAGCTTCCGGAATTCTGCTTAAACGGTGCAGAGGATGCAATGGTGAAGCAGCCCCTGCGCTTTGAGAACGGCTGCATGCTGATCCCTGATGCACCAGGTATCGGAGTTGAACTGGCGGAGGATGCCCCAGAGCGCTATCCGGCAAACGAGAGAGGGAGCAATGAAGCAAGAAGGGCTTTTGACGGAGCGGTCAAAGACTGGTGA
- a CDS encoding helix-turn-helix domain-containing protein — MLIENKWKILILRDLLPGTKRFGELKKSIGHVSQKVLTAQLRDMEAQGLVHRKVYAEVPPRVEYSLTETGHSLKPILDAMWNWGEAYQAKVKKG, encoded by the coding sequence ATGTTGATCGAAAATAAATGGAAGATACTCATCCTGCGGGATCTGCTGCCAGGTACGAAACGATTTGGCGAATTAAAAAAGTCTATTGGCCATGTGTCGCAAAAAGTATTGACTGCTCAGCTCCGGGACATGGAAGCGCAGGGTCTCGTTCACCGCAAAGTCTATGCGGAAGTTCCGCCGCGAGTCGAATATTCCCTGACCGAGACAGGACATAGCCTGAAACCCATTTTAGACGCGATGTGGAACTGGGGGGAGGCCTATCAGGCAAAGGTTAAAAAAGGATGA
- a CDS encoding GDSL-type esterase/lipase family protein yields MKKRLTRIKALLIGCACAVTTAFSAVPALASVTAGMAPSETNQSGQGPSSPSPLSGGPTGVTGTVQNQPTLWIVGDSTAAAFQDDTYYSPRYGWGTQLGQYFNGINIQNLAVSGTSSKSYLDTVQYSHLLQNMKKGDYLIIGFGHNDERAELGRYTNPNGSVSIVGSFQNYLFDKYIQEARERGVTPILCTPIVRRDRGNNYTGESGHITSDVKNEEGNFSGGDYAKAIKKLGVGKSVPVLDLTARTRDVYERLGADGVKNRHAWTSEREVSIDNTHTNLYGAACNAWFIVDELLQTNCDLKNYVIANPQPPVYSDTSLNPNYAGRSFTAPTSLSSFWSPAGDWKGTVFGDVDGYEYLNNMYFQMQPNSDGSIQMAVGVNSSAIRNYPVGKIAPGSDGIAMYYQAVPADRNFTLTTDVTINSLNNTNLNSFGLMVRDDIYLDTVLNDTLGDYVAAGPLMSASDQPWNCFARKNGELIGGTTATKTYSAGETVHMEIRKSSDGYTCIFGDNPPVSAGFDFPLTALDSSNVYVGMFVARGADVTFRNINLIMQ; encoded by the coding sequence ATGAAGAAAAGACTCACCCGTATCAAAGCACTTCTGATAGGCTGCGCCTGTGCAGTGACCACCGCATTTTCCGCAGTCCCCGCACTGGCATCCGTAACGGCGGGCATGGCTCCGTCTGAAACAAACCAGTCCGGCCAGGGGCCTTCCAGTCCCTCGCCTTTAAGCGGCGGCCCCACAGGCGTCACCGGGACCGTCCAGAACCAGCCTACCCTGTGGATCGTGGGAGACTCCACGGCTGCGGCCTTCCAGGACGATACCTACTACTCCCCCCGCTACGGCTGGGGCACCCAGCTGGGCCAGTATTTTAACGGTATCAATATCCAGAACCTGGCCGTATCCGGAACCAGCTCCAAAAGCTATCTGGACACCGTACAGTACAGCCACCTGCTCCAGAACATGAAGAAGGGCGATTACCTGATCATCGGCTTCGGTCACAATGACGAACGGGCGGAATTGGGACGCTACACCAACCCGAACGGTTCCGTAAGCATCGTCGGGTCCTTCCAGAACTACCTCTTTGACAAATACATTCAGGAAGCAAGAGAACGGGGCGTCACCCCGATCTTATGCACTCCGATCGTGCGCCGGGACCGCGGCAACAACTACACCGGTGAAAGCGGCCATATCACCTCCGATGTTAAGAACGAAGAAGGAAATTTCTCCGGCGGCGATTATGCCAAAGCCATCAAAAAGCTGGGTGTTGGCAAGAGTGTTCCAGTGCTGGACTTAACCGCCCGCACCCGAGACGTCTACGAGCGCCTGGGCGCCGACGGCGTGAAGAACCGCCATGCATGGACTTCCGAGAGGGAAGTCAGCATCGACAACACCCACACCAACCTTTACGGCGCGGCCTGCAACGCCTGGTTTATTGTGGACGAGCTGCTTCAGACTAACTGCGACCTTAAAAACTACGTGATCGCCAATCCGCAGCCGCCGGTATATTCCGACACCTCCCTGAATCCTAACTACGCGGGCCGGTCATTTACCGCACCCACTTCCTTAAGCTCCTTCTGGTCCCCTGCAGGCGACTGGAAAGGAACTGTATTCGGAGATGTAGACGGCTATGAATATTTGAACAACATGTATTTCCAGATGCAGCCAAACAGCGACGGTTCCATCCAGATGGCAGTGGGTGTAAACTCCTCCGCCATCCGCAATTATCCGGTCGGCAAGATCGCTCCGGGAAGTGACGGCATCGCCATGTACTACCAGGCGGTTCCCGCAGACAGGAACTTTACCCTGACCACAGATGTGACCATCAACAGCTTAAACAACACCAACTTAAACTCCTTCGGCCTGATGGTCCGGGATGACATCTATCTGGATACGGTACTCAACGACACCTTAGGCGACTATGTTGCCGCCGGTCCTCTGATGTCCGCCTCCGACCAGCCCTGGAACTGCTTTGCCCGCAAAAACGGCGAGCTGATCGGCGGCACCACTGCCACCAAGACCTACAGCGCCGGCGAGACCGTCCATATGGAGATCCGCAAGTCCTCAGACGGCTACACCTGCATCTTCGGCGACAACCCGCCGGTTTCCGCAGGCTTTGATTTCCCTCTGACCGCACTGGATTCCAGCAATGTGTATGTGGGGATGTTCGTGGCACGGGGCGCGGATGTAACCTTCCGGAATATCAACCTGATCATGCAGTAA
- the aroA gene encoding 3-phosphoshikimate 1-carboxyvinyltransferase, which translates to MKFSKCSALRGEITIPGDKSVSHRSVMFGSIAKGTTEIHHFLQGADCLSTISCFRSMGVEIENNGSAVLIHGNGLHGLKKPHSTLDCGNSGTTTRLISGILAAQDFTVTLTGDASIQKRPMKRIIDPLAQMGAQIRSLRGNGCAPLEITGSPLHGIHYQSPVASAQVKSAILLAGLYADGDTRVTEPYISRNHTELMLSRFGADVRTEGTTAIIRPASELYGQQIMIPGDISSAAFFIAAGLLIPGSEILIQGVGINPTRDGILHVCRDMGANITLLNPRSDGEPTADLLVRSSALHGTVISGPIIPTLIDELPMIAAMACFAEGDTIIRDAAELKVKESNRIEVMVRNLNAMGADVEETEDGMIIHGGKPLHGAVIDSKLDHRIAMTFAVTACLADGETEILGAECVNISYPEFYTDLERLKH; encoded by the coding sequence ATGAAATTCAGCAAATGCAGTGCTCTCAGAGGAGAGATCACCATTCCCGGCGACAAATCCGTCTCCCACCGGAGCGTCATGTTTGGCTCCATCGCCAAAGGCACCACGGAGATCCATCATTTTTTACAGGGTGCAGACTGCCTTTCCACCATATCCTGCTTCCGCAGCATGGGCGTCGAGATAGAAAATAACGGCTCCGCCGTCCTGATACACGGAAACGGCCTTCACGGCTTAAAAAAACCGCATTCCACCTTAGACTGCGGCAACAGCGGCACCACCACAAGACTGATCTCCGGCATCCTGGCGGCCCAGGATTTCACCGTAACCCTGACCGGTGACGCTTCCATCCAGAAGCGCCCCATGAAACGGATCATAGACCCACTCGCCCAGATGGGCGCCCAGATCCGCAGCTTACGCGGAAATGGCTGCGCCCCCCTTGAGATAACAGGAAGCCCCCTCCACGGCATCCACTACCAGTCACCCGTAGCCTCCGCCCAGGTCAAATCAGCTATTCTCCTGGCCGGTCTCTACGCCGACGGCGACACCAGGGTAACCGAACCCTACATCTCCCGAAACCACACAGAGCTGATGCTCTCCCGTTTCGGCGCAGACGTCCGCACCGAAGGCACCACAGCCATCATCCGCCCAGCCTCCGAACTATACGGCCAGCAGATCATGATCCCAGGCGACATCTCCTCCGCCGCCTTCTTCATAGCCGCCGGCCTTCTGATCCCAGGCTCCGAGATCCTGATCCAGGGCGTAGGCATCAACCCGACCCGTGACGGCATCCTTCACGTATGCCGCGACATGGGCGCCAACATCACGCTGCTAAACCCCAGATCCGACGGAGAACCGACCGCCGACCTCCTGGTCCGCAGCAGCGCCCTCCACGGCACAGTCATAAGCGGCCCCATCATCCCCACCTTGATCGACGAGCTGCCCATGATCGCCGCCATGGCCTGTTTCGCAGAAGGCGACACGATCATCCGCGACGCCGCCGAGCTAAAAGTCAAAGAATCCAACCGCATCGAAGTCATGGTCCGCAACCTAAACGCCATGGGCGCCGACGTAGAAGAAACCGAAGACGGCATGATCATCCACGGCGGCAAACCACTCCACGGCGCCGTCATCGACAGCAAACTGGACCACCGCATCGCCATGACCTTCGCCGTCACCGCCTGCCTCGCCGACGGCGAAACCGAGATCCTGGGCGCCGAATGCGTCAACATCTCCTACCCAGAGTTCTACACCGACTTAGAACGCCTAAAACATTAA
- a CDS encoding prephenate dehydrogenase, which translates to MKDSTFGFIGFGLIGGSIAKGIRRSCPDAKILAYMRTRSKLEQAHQDGIVDVILDGVGAELLECDIIFLCTPVEYNAQYLSSIRPYLKPGAILTDVGSTKTNIHQVVTDLGMEDVFIGGHPMAGSEKTGYENATDHLLENAYYIITPTAKTCEADTERMVAVAKLTGSIPIVLDYREHDRITAAISHLPHLIASSLVNLVKDCDNQEGLMKRLAAGGFKDITRIASSSPEVWEQICMTNTDNILQMLEAYISSLQQIYNDLQNRDSSAVHSLFDTSRAYRSSISDATRGSVTPDYSFTVDIVDEPGGISTLSCILSARGISICNIGINHNREHGEGALRITFYDEQAMNQAWEQLKKYNYELIKTQ; encoded by the coding sequence GTGAAAGATTCTACCTTTGGCTTTATCGGTTTCGGGCTGATCGGCGGCTCGATCGCAAAAGGGATCCGGCGCTCCTGCCCGGACGCGAAGATCCTTGCCTATATGCGCACCCGCTCCAAGCTTGAGCAGGCACACCAGGACGGTATCGTGGATGTGATCCTGGACGGCGTGGGGGCGGAGCTCCTGGAATGTGATATTATTTTTTTATGCACCCCGGTGGAATACAATGCCCAGTACTTATCCTCTATCCGCCCATACTTAAAACCTGGCGCCATCCTTACAGACGTGGGCAGCACCAAGACCAACATCCATCAGGTAGTAACAGACCTTGGCATGGAGGATGTGTTTATCGGCGGCCATCCCATGGCCGGTTCCGAGAAGACCGGCTATGAAAACGCCACCGACCACCTTCTGGAAAACGCCTACTACATCATCACCCCGACCGCAAAGACCTGCGAGGCAGACACAGAGCGCATGGTAGCCGTGGCAAAGCTGACTGGCTCCATCCCGATCGTTTTAGACTACCGGGAGCATGACCGGATCACGGCAGCCATCAGCCATCTGCCCCACCTGATCGCATCCAGCCTGGTAAACCTGGTAAAAGACTGCGACAACCAGGAGGGCCTGATGAAACGCCTTGCGGCAGGCGGTTTTAAGGACATCACGCGGATCGCCTCCTCCTCCCCTGAGGTATGGGAGCAGATCTGCATGACCAACACCGACAATATCCTTCAGATGCTCGAAGCCTACATATCCTCCCTGCAGCAGATTTACAACGACCTGCAAAACAGGGACAGCTCCGCCGTCCACAGCCTGTTTGACACCTCCCGGGCCTACCGCAGTTCCATCTCCGATGCCACCCGCGGCTCCGTGACGCCGGATTACTCCTTCACTGTAGACATCGTGGACGAGCCGGGCGGCATCTCCACCCTGTCCTGCATCTTAAGCGCACGGGGAATCAGCATCTGCAACATCGGCATCAACCACAACCGCGAGCACGGGGAAGGGGCCCTGAGGATCACCTTCTACGACGAACAGGCCATGAACCAGGCATGGGAGCAGCTCAAAAAATACAACTACGAACTAATAAAGACCCAGTAG
- a CDS encoding elongation factor G, whose product MNVYGTNKIRNVVLLGHGGAGKTTVAEALALVTGVTKRMGKVTDGNTISDFDKEEIKRQFSISTSLIPLEYEGDDGMMKINILDTPGYFDFVGEVEEAVSVADAAIIVVNCKAGIEVGTEKAWEMCDKLKLPRIIFVTNMDDDHASYRELVLKLERRFGRSVAPFQLPIRENEKFVGYVNVVKMAGRRFTNLSDYEECEIPEYSMKNLGIARDALLEAVAETSEEYMERYFSGEEFTQEEIQGALREHVIDGSIVPVLMGSGINCQGFKTLLQVIDRYLPTPDKFECIGVDVSTGERFTARYNDEVSLSARVFKTIVDPFIGKYSMMKICTGILKPDSTIYNVNKDAEEKVGKVYLLRGKDVIEVPELRAGDIGAVAKLNVTQTGDTIALRSAPIVYHKPEISTPYTYMRYKTVTKGDEDKVSTALAKLTEEDLTLKPVNDKENRQLLLYGIGDQQLEVVVSKLLNRYKVEVELSKPKFAFRETIRKKVEVQGKYKKQSGGHGQYGDVKMSFEPSGDLEKPYIFEERVFGGAVPRNYFPAVEKGVQESCVKGPLAAYPVVGVKATLLDGSYHPVDSSEMAFKTASMMAFKKGFMDANPVLLEPIASLKVTVPDKFTGDIMGDLNRRRGRVLGMNSNHNGKQVIEADIPMSELYGYNTDLRSMTGGIGTYEYEFARYEQAPGDIVKKEVEARASKVDKLDV is encoded by the coding sequence ATGAACGTTTATGGAACAAACAAGATCCGTAACGTCGTGTTGCTCGGTCATGGCGGGGCGGGTAAGACGACGGTTGCAGAGGCGCTGGCACTGGTAACCGGAGTCACCAAACGTATGGGCAAGGTCACGGATGGCAATACCATCAGCGATTTTGACAAAGAAGAGATCAAACGTCAGTTTTCCATCTCCACCTCTCTGATTCCGTTAGAGTACGAGGGCGATGACGGTATGATGAAGATTAACATCCTGGATACGCCGGGATATTTCGATTTTGTCGGTGAAGTGGAGGAGGCGGTCAGCGTGGCCGATGCCGCTATCATCGTTGTGAACTGTAAGGCAGGCATTGAGGTAGGCACAGAGAAGGCATGGGAGATGTGCGATAAGCTGAAACTGCCCCGTATCATTTTTGTCACCAATATGGATGACGACCATGCAAGCTACAGGGAGCTGGTGCTGAAGCTGGAGAGAAGATTCGGAAGAAGCGTAGCGCCGTTCCAGCTGCCGATCCGTGAGAATGAAAAGTTTGTCGGGTACGTAAACGTGGTCAAGATGGCCGGCAGACGTTTCACCAATCTGAGTGATTACGAAGAATGTGAGATTCCCGAGTACTCCATGAAGAACTTAGGCATTGCAAGAGACGCGCTGTTAGAGGCGGTGGCTGAGACCAGCGAGGAGTATATGGAGCGCTATTTCTCAGGGGAGGAGTTTACCCAGGAGGAGATCCAGGGCGCGCTTCGGGAACATGTGATAGATGGATCGATCGTCCCGGTGCTGATGGGTTCCGGTATCAACTGCCAGGGCTTCAAGACCCTGTTACAGGTGATCGACCGTTATCTGCCCACCCCGGATAAGTTTGAGTGTATCGGTGTGGACGTATCTACAGGCGAGCGTTTTACCGCCAGGTACAACGACGAGGTGTCCTTATCCGCCAGAGTGTTTAAGACCATTGTGGACCCGTTTATCGGCAAATACTCCATGATGAAGATCTGTACCGGTATCTTAAAGCCGGACAGCACGATCTACAATGTCAACAAGGATGCTGAGGAGAAGGTCGGCAAGGTTTACTTACTCCGCGGCAAGGATGTGATCGAGGTTCCGGAGCTGAGAGCCGGGGATATCGGCGCTGTGGCAAAGCTTAACGTGACCCAGACCGGCGATACCATTGCGCTCAGAAGCGCACCGATCGTTTACCACAAGCCGGAGATCTCCACGCCTTATACCTATATGAGATATAAGACCGTGACCAAGGGAGACGAGGATAAGGTGTCCACCGCGCTTGCGAAGCTGACCGAGGAAGATTTGACCTTAAAGCCGGTCAACGACAAAGAGAACCGTCAGCTTCTTCTGTACGGCATCGGCGACCAGCAGCTTGAGGTTGTGGTCAGCAAGCTTCTGAACCGTTACAAAGTAGAGGTAGAACTGAGCAAGCCGAAGTTTGCATTCCGTGAGACCATCCGCAAGAAAGTGGAGGTTCAGGGTAAGTACAAGAAGCAGTCCGGCGGACACGGGCAGTACGGGGATGTCAAGATGTCCTTTGAGCCGTCCGGCGATCTGGAGAAACCGTACATATTTGAGGAGCGCGTATTCGGCGGGGCAGTTCCGAGAAACTACTTCCCGGCGGTTGAGAAGGGCGTGCAGGAGAGCTGCGTGAAGGGTCCGCTTGCGGCATATCCGGTGGTAGGCGTGAAGGCAACCCTGCTGGATGGTTCCTATCATCCGGTGGATTCCTCTGAGATGGCGTTTAAGACAGCTTCCATGATGGCGTTTAAGAAAGGCTTTATGGATGCCAATCCTGTGCTCTTAGAGCCGATCGCATCCCTGAAGGTGACAGTTCCGGATAAGTTCACCGGTGATATTATGGGCGATTTGAACCGCAGGCGCGGCCGCGTGCTGGGAATGAATTCCAACCATAACGGCAAGCAGGTGATCGAGGCGGATATCCCCATGTCCGAGCTGTACGGATACAATACAGATCTGCGTTCCATGACCGGCGGCATCGGTACGTATGAGTACGAGTTTGCACGTTATGAGCAGGCTCCTGGCGATATCGTGAAGAAGGAAGTGGAAGCGAGAGCGTCCAAGGTAGACAAATTAGATGTTTAA
- a CDS encoding CPBP family intramembrane glutamic endopeptidase codes for MSERKYFSRIGWVYAVYILVTIGAQLGIGALIARFQDILPMWIYDGNMLLLLSQAVMYVIAFPVFALMMRRIPPCRMTEPKTIEFKRFLVLLVVCFGAVYIGNMVGTGLMKIVEILTGTKNINPVDDLLGEMNLAAVGLTTVIIAPVMEELMFRKYLVDRLVPYGQKTAVVMSGLAFALFHGNFYHFFYAAVLGMIFAYIYSSTGKLRYTIILHMIINFVGGVLVLLLSRGIDRGISAAYTLSTFLGIFCLVSIIAAVVLTCVYFRRLSWFKGWEETERGVVLTVLSAPGMWAFMAAGILLFLLG; via the coding sequence ATGAGCGAGAGAAAATATTTTTCCAGGATAGGCTGGGTTTATGCGGTTTATATTCTTGTGACGATTGGGGCGCAATTAGGGATCGGCGCGCTGATAGCACGGTTTCAGGATATCCTTCCTATGTGGATCTATGATGGGAACATGCTGCTTTTATTGTCCCAGGCGGTCATGTACGTCATAGCATTTCCGGTATTTGCGCTGATGATGAGGCGGATCCCGCCATGCCGGATGACCGAGCCGAAGACCATAGAATTTAAGCGGTTCCTGGTCCTTCTGGTTGTCTGTTTCGGTGCTGTCTATATTGGCAATATGGTAGGCACAGGCCTTATGAAGATTGTGGAGATCCTGACGGGGACGAAGAATATCAATCCGGTGGACGACCTCCTGGGCGAGATGAACCTGGCTGCGGTGGGGCTGACTACTGTCATCATTGCACCGGTCATGGAGGAACTGATGTTTCGGAAGTATCTGGTGGACAGGCTGGTCCCCTATGGACAGAAGACCGCCGTGGTCATGTCCGGGCTGGCGTTTGCCCTGTTCCATGGAAACTTTTACCATTTTTTCTACGCAGCGGTCCTGGGTATGATATTTGCGTACATATACAGCAGTACCGGGAAGCTCCGGTATACCATTATCCTGCACATGATCATCAACTTTGTGGGCGGGGTCCTGGTCCTGCTCCTGTCGCGGGGGATCGACAGAGGGATCTCTGCGGCATATACCTTATCGACATTTCTGGGGATCTTCTGCCTGGTGAGTATCATCGCGGCAGTGGTGCTCACCTGTGTTTATTTTAGGCGCCTTTCCTGGTTTAAAGGCTGGGAGGAGACGGAGCGAGGCGTGGTGCTCACAGTCCTTAGCGCGCCGGGGATGTGGGCGTTCATGGCAGCAGGGATATTATTGTTTCTGCTGGGATAA
- a CDS encoding PaaI family thioesterase: protein MDNINNSNINESIMEGIRRHVQSLDGLETTQILEISPGHSRLAFTIPKGVLNLYGNLHGGAIFALCDTAAGMAAYAYGVANVTQCSSIQFLRGISEGTIYIEANAIHKGRRTVVNQVNITNEDGKLVATANFTMFLTGEL from the coding sequence TTGGACAATATCAATAACAGCAACATCAATGAATCGATTATGGAAGGCATCCGCCGCCACGTCCAGTCCCTGGACGGACTTGAGACAACACAGATCCTGGAGATCTCGCCGGGACATTCCCGGCTTGCATTCACGATCCCAAAGGGCGTTTTAAATCTCTATGGCAATCTGCACGGAGGCGCGATCTTCGCCCTGTGTGATACGGCGGCAGGAATGGCGGCCTACGCCTACGGGGTTGCCAATGTGACCCAGTGCAGCAGTATCCAGTTTTTGCGGGGGATTTCCGAGGGGACCATCTATATTGAGGCCAATGCGATCCACAAAGGAAGGCGGACCGTGGTGAACCAGGTGAATATTACTAACGAGGATGGAAAGCTTGTGGCGACTGCCAACTTTACGATGTTTTTGACCGGGGAGCTGTAA